The Virgibacillus sp. MSP4-1 genome has a segment encoding these proteins:
- a CDS encoding Na/Pi cotransporter family protein, whose product MELDVQTLIFQFIGGLGIFLFGIKYMGDGLQRSAGDRLRDILDRFTTNPFMGVLTGIIVTILIQSSSGTTVLVVGLVNAGFMTLRQAIGVIMGANIGTTVTAFIIGIDIDQYSLPMIALGAFLIFFFKNKRLTYAGQVFFGLGALFYGLDLMSGAMSPLRSMQAFQELTVSMSEIPLLGVFIGTVFTFIVQSSSATIGILQGLAEQGAIGLDAALPVLFGDNIGTTITAILAALGASVAAKRAALSHVFFNLVGTALFLILLTPFTHLVDYFQAQLNLNPRSTIAFAHGTFNITNTLLQIWFVGFIAYLVTKIVPGEDSVIDSKPMHLDPLIIQQSPSIAIGQAKDESVRMGDLALKGLEETRLYLNNNHQKHSELALSMEDAINNLDRKITDYLGKISTSSLSTPESNLHSSVVDNVRDIERIGDHFENIVELVDYKISNKVHLTEQALEDVNEMYNLTLATVKQALKAFEEQDHQAAMDVIQKEEQIDQMERSFRKKHILRLNEGICSGSAGIVFVDILSNLERIGDHAVNIAQELVGKENKMNE is encoded by the coding sequence TTGGAACTGGATGTACAAACATTAATATTTCAATTTATCGGTGGTTTAGGTATCTTTCTTTTTGGTATTAAATACATGGGGGATGGTCTTCAAAGGTCAGCTGGAGATCGCCTTAGAGATATATTAGATCGTTTTACAACCAACCCTTTTATGGGCGTTTTAACAGGTATTATTGTCACCATTTTAATTCAATCCAGCTCCGGGACTACCGTACTTGTTGTTGGTCTCGTAAACGCCGGGTTCATGACATTAAGACAGGCTATCGGAGTTATTATGGGGGCAAATATTGGTACGACGGTTACAGCATTTATCATTGGTATTGATATTGATCAGTATTCCCTTCCTATGATAGCTCTTGGTGCATTTTTAATCTTCTTCTTTAAAAATAAACGACTTACGTATGCGGGACAGGTATTCTTTGGCCTGGGTGCGTTATTTTATGGTTTAGACTTAATGTCAGGAGCTATGTCTCCATTACGAAGTATGCAAGCCTTTCAGGAACTGACAGTTAGTATGAGTGAAATTCCTCTGCTTGGTGTTTTTATTGGCACAGTCTTTACGTTTATTGTACAAAGCTCAAGTGCAACAATCGGTATTCTGCAGGGACTTGCAGAACAGGGAGCAATTGGTCTTGATGCCGCATTACCAGTGTTATTTGGTGATAATATTGGTACAACCATTACGGCTATCCTGGCAGCACTGGGAGCAAGTGTTGCGGCAAAACGTGCTGCACTTTCCCACGTGTTCTTTAATCTGGTAGGTACAGCACTATTCTTGATTTTATTAACACCTTTTACTCATCTTGTTGACTATTTTCAGGCACAGCTGAACCTGAATCCAAGATCAACAATTGCATTCGCTCACGGTACATTTAACATTACCAATACACTCCTTCAAATTTGGTTTGTTGGATTTATCGCGTATTTAGTAACAAAAATTGTCCCTGGTGAAGATTCAGTTATTGATTCCAAACCGATGCATCTGGATCCCCTGATTATACAGCAATCTCCATCAATTGCGATCGGACAGGCAAAGGATGAATCCGTTCGAATGGGAGATCTTGCTTTGAAAGGACTGGAAGAAACAAGACTTTATTTGAACAATAATCATCAGAAGCATTCGGAACTTGCCCTGTCCATGGAAGATGCTATCAATAATCTTGATAGGAAAATCACGGATTATTTAGGGAAGATTTCAACATCTTCTTTATCTACACCTGAAAGTAATCTGCATTCATCTGTAGTGGATAATGTAAGAGATATTGAACGTATTGGTGATCATTTTGAAAACATTGTAGAGCTTGTAGATTATAAAATCTCCAATAAGGTCCATTTAACGGAACAGGCACTGGAAGATGTGAATGAAATGTATAACTTAACCCTGGCTACTGTAAAACAGGCATTAAAGGCATTTGAAGAACAGGATCATCAGGCAGCAATGGATGTTATTCAAAAAGAAGAACAAATCGACCAAATGGAACGATCATTCCGTAAAAAACATATTTTGCGTCTGAATGAAGGAATTTGTTCCGGGTCTGCAGGTATTGTCTTTGTAGATATCCTGAGTAACCTGGAACGTATTGGGGACCATGCTGTTAACATTGCTCAGGAATTAGTAGGAAAAGAAAATAAAATGAATGAGTAA
- a CDS encoding 4-hydroxy-3-methylbut-2-enyl diphosphate reductase yields MEVIKIAPRGYCYGVVDAMVIAKNATRDKNLPRPIYILGMIVHNNHVTDAFKEEGVITLDGKNRADLLEDINEGTVIFTAHGVSPEVKERARQKGLTVLDATCPDVTKTHNLIRDKVKDGYEIVYIGKKGHPEPEGAAGVAPEHVHVIQTEEDAELLDIESDKILVTNQTTMSQWDVYDVMQRVKEKYPQTDMVQEICMATQVRQEAVAEQAKEADLTIVVGDPRSNNSNRLAQVSEEIASTKAYRIADLSELNLEWLEGRSTVAVTAGASTPTPITKEVIKFIEGYNPANPDTWDTTSNVEKQKILPKVKQKKA; encoded by the coding sequence ATGGAAGTTATCAAAATTGCTCCGCGCGGGTACTGCTACGGTGTTGTTGATGCTATGGTCATTGCCAAGAATGCAACCAGAGATAAAAACCTGCCACGCCCTATTTATATTCTTGGTATGATTGTCCATAATAATCACGTCACAGATGCCTTCAAAGAAGAAGGGGTCATCACTCTGGACGGAAAGAATCGTGCGGATTTGCTGGAAGACATTAACGAAGGTACCGTTATTTTTACAGCCCATGGAGTGTCACCCGAAGTAAAAGAGCGTGCCAGGCAAAAAGGATTAACCGTTTTAGATGCGACCTGTCCGGATGTAACCAAAACTCATAACCTCATTCGGGATAAAGTAAAAGATGGGTATGAAATCGTTTATATCGGCAAAAAAGGACATCCTGAGCCTGAAGGTGCGGCTGGCGTAGCTCCTGAACACGTACATGTAATACAGACAGAGGAAGATGCAGAACTGCTGGACATTGAATCAGACAAAATTCTTGTGACTAACCAGACCACCATGAGTCAGTGGGATGTTTATGATGTCATGCAGAGGGTGAAAGAAAAATATCCGCAAACCGATATGGTCCAGGAAATTTGTATGGCAACACAGGTGAGACAGGAGGCTGTTGCTGAACAGGCTAAAGAAGCAGACCTTACGATTGTTGTCGGTGATCCAAGGTCAAATAATTCCAATAGACTTGCACAAGTTTCCGAGGAAATTGCCAGCACAAAAGCCTACCGTATAGCCGACCTGTCCGAGTTAAATCTGGAATGGCTGGAAGGCAGATCCACAGTAGCAGTAACAGCAGGCGCCTCCACACCAACACCGATCACAAAAGAGGTTATTAAATTTATTGAAGGATATAACCCGGCGAATCCGGACACCTGGGACACCACTTCAAATGTGGAAAAACAAAAGATCCTTCCAAAAGTAAAGCAAAAGAAAGCCTAG
- a CDS encoding NfeD family protein → MFLSSAFAALILTFFGFMLLMGEFLVKLRGISSLLGFGFIFVYFQAHLESMNTFLVTLIFLLALALLLIDGNITNDGTLSVIAILMMVLIIGLIPGHWLTGAYGITGLILGISSSFLFLKVFPPRNMWNKITLFERLTNEAGYHTMKKSYRNLIHEKGITVTQLRPSGTIRIGENEYSAVSNGKWIDRNTEVVVTQVDGTKIMVELMEN, encoded by the coding sequence ATGTTTTTAAGCTCAGCGTTTGCTGCACTAATCCTGACCTTTTTTGGTTTTATGCTGCTCATGGGTGAGTTTCTTGTTAAGTTACGAGGGATTTCAAGTCTTCTAGGTTTCGGTTTTATATTCGTGTATTTTCAAGCTCATTTAGAAAGTATGAACACTTTTTTAGTTACACTTATCTTTTTGCTGGCACTTGCCTTGTTACTGATTGACGGAAACATTACCAATGACGGAACATTGTCAGTGATCGCCATTCTAATGATGGTTTTGATCATCGGTCTGATTCCCGGACATTGGTTAACAGGTGCTTATGGCATTACAGGTTTAATTCTAGGGATAAGCTCCAGTTTCCTCTTTTTGAAGGTGTTCCCGCCAAGAAATATGTGGAATAAAATAACTCTGTTTGAGCGTTTGACCAATGAAGCCGGGTATCATACGATGAAAAAATCCTATCGAAACCTTATTCATGAGAAGGGAATAACCGTTACACAATTGAGACCTTCAGGAACCATTCGTATAGGAGAAAATGAATACAGTGCCGTCTCCAACGGGAAATGGATTGATCGAAATACAGAGGTCGTCGTTACCCAGGTGGATGGGACAAAAATAATGGTGGAACTGATGGAAAATTAA
- a CDS encoding deoxyribonuclease IV: MLKIGSHVSMKGKKMLEGASEEAVSYNANTFMIYTGAPQNTRRKAIEELNIEAGKAHMKDNGIEEIVVHAPYIINIGNTTKPATFQLGVDFLKSEIDRTEAIGAKQIVLHPGSHVGEGAEKGIAKIIEGLNEVIDPKQDVQIALETMAGKGSECGRTFEELAQIIDGVTHNEKLSVCMDTCHIHDAGYDVIHDFDGVLEEFDKVVGLDRIKVLHINDSKNVKGAQKDRHQNIGFGEIGFEALNYVVHHPTFTHLPKILETPYVGEDKKNKKPPYKHEIQMLRTKEFDEDMKNKIMGD, translated from the coding sequence ATGCTTAAAATAGGGTCTCATGTATCCATGAAAGGAAAAAAGATGCTGGAAGGTGCAAGTGAGGAAGCCGTTTCCTATAATGCGAATACCTTTATGATTTATACGGGAGCGCCACAAAACACGAGGCGTAAGGCGATTGAGGAACTTAATATTGAAGCGGGTAAAGCCCATATGAAAGACAATGGCATAGAAGAAATTGTTGTTCATGCACCCTACATCATCAATATTGGCAACACCACAAAGCCGGCGACATTTCAGCTCGGTGTTGATTTCTTAAAATCAGAAATTGATCGGACAGAGGCTATTGGTGCGAAACAGATTGTTCTACATCCCGGGTCCCATGTTGGGGAGGGAGCTGAAAAGGGAATTGCCAAAATCATAGAAGGTTTGAATGAAGTCATTGACCCAAAACAGGATGTACAAATCGCACTGGAAACCATGGCTGGAAAAGGATCCGAATGTGGACGTACATTTGAAGAGCTCGCTCAAATTATTGATGGTGTTACTCACAATGAGAAATTGTCCGTTTGTATGGATACCTGTCATATCCATGATGCTGGATATGATGTGATCCATGATTTTGATGGAGTATTGGAAGAGTTTGACAAGGTGGTTGGACTTGATCGAATCAAAGTGCTGCACATAAATGACAGTAAAAATGTCAAAGGAGCACAAAAAGACCGACATCAAAATATCGGTTTTGGCGAGATTGGTTTTGAAGCCTTAAATTATGTGGTCCATCATCCAACATTCACCCACTTGCCCAAAATACTCGAAACGCCTTATGTAGGTGAAGATAAGAAAAACAAAAAGCCGCCCTATAAGCACGAAATTCAAATGCTGCGCACCAAAGAATTTGATGAAGACATGAAAAATAAAATTATGGGTGATTAA
- the ispG gene encoding flavodoxin-dependent (E)-4-hydroxy-3-methylbut-2-enyl-diphosphate synthase, giving the protein MSEVIHRQDTRQVRVGDLTIGGKNEVVIQSMTTTKTHDVDATVNQIGQLVQAGCQVVRVACPDERAANAIPEIKKRINIPLVVDIHFDYRLALKAIEGGADKIRINPGNIGKRDKVEAVVSAAKEKGVPIRIGVNAGSLEKHILKKYGYPTADGMVESALHHIKILEDLDFHDIIVSLKASDVSLAIEAYEKAAKVIPYPLHLGITESGTLFAGTVKSAAGLGAILSKGIGSTLRISLSADPVEEVKVARELLKSFGLASNAATLISCPTCGRIEIDLISIANEVEEYISEIRAPIKVAVLGCAVNGPGEAREADIGIAGARGEGLLFRHGEIIRKVPEDIMVEELKKEVDKLAEEYAREQKQSEVEV; this is encoded by the coding sequence ATGTCCGAAGTCATACATCGTCAGGATACAAGACAGGTTCGGGTTGGAGATTTAACCATTGGTGGGAAAAATGAAGTGGTCATCCAATCGATGACAACAACGAAAACACATGATGTAGATGCTACAGTGAATCAAATTGGTCAATTAGTTCAGGCTGGCTGTCAGGTTGTGAGAGTTGCTTGTCCCGATGAAAGAGCAGCCAATGCCATTCCGGAAATTAAAAAAAGAATTAATATTCCTCTCGTTGTAGATATTCATTTTGATTATCGATTAGCTTTGAAAGCGATTGAAGGTGGAGCGGATAAAATTCGCATTAATCCGGGTAATATTGGAAAAAGGGATAAGGTGGAAGCCGTTGTGAGTGCAGCCAAGGAAAAAGGCGTCCCTATTCGTATTGGGGTTAACGCAGGTTCATTGGAAAAGCATATTCTGAAAAAATACGGTTATCCTACGGCAGATGGTATGGTGGAGAGCGCATTGCATCATATAAAAATTTTAGAAGACCTGGATTTTCATGACATTATTGTTTCGTTAAAGGCTTCTGATGTATCACTTGCTATTGAAGCTTATGAAAAAGCCGCCAAAGTGATTCCTTATCCACTTCACCTGGGAATTACTGAATCAGGAACTTTATTTGCAGGTACAGTAAAAAGCGCAGCTGGTTTAGGTGCTATATTAAGTAAAGGAATAGGAAGTACATTAAGAATTTCTTTAAGTGCTGATCCAGTTGAAGAGGTTAAGGTTGCCCGTGAATTATTAAAATCCTTTGGTTTGGCTTCTAATGCAGCCACACTCATTTCCTGTCCAACCTGTGGCCGAATTGAGATTGACTTAATATCTATAGCCAATGAAGTTGAAGAATACATTTCAGAAATACGTGCACCTATTAAGGTTGCTGTTCTTGGCTGTGCCGTAAACGGGCCTGGTGAAGCCCGGGAAGCTGATATCGGCATCGCAGGAGCAAGAGGTGAAGGTCTGCTCTTCAGACATGGAGAAATCATTCGGAAGGTGCCTGAAGACATCATGGTAGAAGAGCTGAAAAAAGAAGTTGATAAGCTTGCAGAAGAATATGCCAGGGAACAAAAACAGAGTGAGGTAGAAGTCTAA
- a CDS encoding DUF4190 domain-containing protein produces MTSHDNKNNQHRSYADDSWRPDERNTNYYSQGQLGANTKFESAEDRNFDEQKREEEFAAETAISPNELDDRTQMAERETHMEETAEAGWGWAAIILSLLAFFMWPLVMGIAGIVVGVMAKRRGADTLGNIAIVAGIAAIVINLFLAPFV; encoded by the coding sequence ATGACTTCACATGACAATAAAAATAATCAACACAGATCCTATGCAGATGACAGCTGGCGTCCGGACGAAAGAAATACCAATTATTATTCTCAGGGTCAGCTGGGTGCAAATACCAAATTTGAATCGGCAGAAGACCGAAACTTTGACGAGCAGAAGCGTGAAGAAGAGTTTGCAGCTGAGACAGCAATCAGCCCAAATGAACTTGATGATCGCACGCAGATGGCTGAACGTGAAACGCACATGGAGGAAACGGCAGAAGCCGGATGGGGATGGGCTGCCATTATCCTGTCCTTATTAGCCTTCTTCATGTGGCCGCTTGTCATGGGTATTGCAGGTATTGTGGTTGGTGTTATGGCAAAAAGAAGAGGTGCAGATACACTGGGTAATATCGCGATTGTTGCAGGTATAGCTGCTATCGTGATTAACTTATTCTTAGCTCCATTTGTCTGA
- a CDS encoding Nif3-like dinuclear metal center hexameric protein: MNNTLTGQELVKMFEQWAPKSLAMEGDKIGLHVGTLNRKVHKVMVTLDVLENVVDEAIEKNVDFILAHHPFIFKPLKKVTQDDEKGRILGKLMKHDITVYVAHTNLDIANGGMNDMLMDALGIKERDVLIEMGKEELYKFVVFVPESHQEEVREALGNSGAGHIGLYSHCTFQTQGQGTFKPLEGTNPYIGSQGELEKVDEVRMETIVPKHFLTQVLRAAEEAHPYEEMAYDLYPLENEGTSFGLGRIGTLDKKMSLKEFAEHVKKSFDVPALRVVGDLSKTIRTVGIIGGDGNKFLTQVKRKGADVFITGDLYYHTAHDAMGIGLNVIDPGHHVEKVMKNGVKHYLEEQCQKDYKDVEIMASEANTEPFQFL; this comes from the coding sequence ATGAATAATACGCTAACCGGTCAGGAATTGGTGAAAATGTTTGAACAATGGGCACCGAAGTCTTTAGCCATGGAAGGCGATAAGATTGGACTGCATGTAGGGACATTGAACAGGAAGGTCCATAAAGTGATGGTCACGCTTGATGTACTGGAGAATGTAGTGGATGAAGCTATTGAAAAAAATGTAGATTTTATTTTAGCTCATCATCCTTTTATTTTTAAGCCATTGAAAAAGGTAACCCAGGATGATGAAAAGGGACGGATACTTGGGAAATTAATGAAGCATGATATTACGGTTTATGTTGCCCATACTAATCTTGATATCGCTAATGGTGGCATGAATGACATGCTTATGGATGCTCTTGGGATAAAGGAACGTGACGTATTGATTGAAATGGGGAAAGAGGAATTGTATAAATTTGTTGTATTTGTTCCTGAATCTCATCAGGAAGAAGTCAGGGAAGCTCTGGGTAACAGTGGGGCAGGGCATATTGGCCTATACAGCCACTGTACATTCCAGACACAGGGACAGGGGACCTTTAAGCCTCTTGAAGGAACCAACCCATACATAGGCAGCCAGGGCGAGCTTGAGAAGGTTGATGAAGTTCGGATGGAGACCATTGTACCGAAGCATTTCCTCACTCAAGTCTTGCGGGCGGCTGAAGAAGCACATCCTTATGAAGAAATGGCTTATGATCTATATCCATTGGAAAATGAAGGGACGTCCTTTGGCTTAGGAAGAATCGGAACCTTAGACAAGAAGATGTCTTTAAAAGAATTTGCGGAACATGTAAAAAAGTCCTTTGATGTTCCAGCTTTACGGGTAGTTGGTGATTTGAGTAAAACAATACGGACCGTGGGCATCATTGGCGGAGACGGGAATAAATTCCTTACCCAGGTAAAAAGAAAAGGGGCTGACGTTTTTATAACAGGAGACCTTTATTATCATACTGCCCATGACGCAATGGGAATAGGATTAAATGTAATTGATCCGGGTCATCATGTGGAAAAGGTCATGAAAAATGGTGTAAAACATTATTTAGAAGAGCAATGTCAGAAGGATTATAAAGATGTGGAAATTATGGCTTCAGAAGCAAATACAGAACCCTTTCAATTTTTATAA
- the cccA gene encoding cytochrome c550: MKKNPVIPFGIIAVLGIVAMIILSGVGVNQMDEAGKGEKGDSTEQQAEGGGETTDAKPEDIFQNTCASCHGADLAGTGAAPSLQTVGSKYSASEIEEIINNGTDGGMPGGLVKPEQATKIAEWLAEKK; this comes from the coding sequence ATGAAAAAAAATCCAGTAATACCTTTTGGGATTATTGCAGTTTTAGGAATTGTGGCTATGATTATTTTATCGGGTGTAGGTGTGAACCAGATGGACGAAGCTGGTAAAGGTGAAAAAGGAGATTCAACCGAACAGCAGGCTGAAGGCGGCGGTGAAACGACAGATGCAAAACCGGAAGATATTTTTCAAAACACATGCGCTTCCTGTCATGGTGCTGATCTTGCCGGAACAGGTGCTGCCCCTTCTTTACAGACTGTAGGCAGCAAATATTCAGCGTCTGAGATAGAGGAAATTATTAATAATGGTACAGATGGTGGAATGCCTGGCGGATTAGTTAAACCTGAACAGGCAACTAAAATTGCTGAATGGTTAGCTGAAAAGAAATAA
- a CDS encoding LysM domain-containing protein, producing the protein MKLLKKLILIIIVLLFVRSIIHDITAGTATESQFQENPAAEMNNNEDTPADVPVDREITQENESEYKPVTHTVQPGDTVLSISENLNKDPVEIQKLLKDFQTLNPEVNPNEIQIGETYFFPKYRNE; encoded by the coding sequence TTGAAGCTTTTAAAGAAGCTCATACTTATTATCATTGTCCTGTTATTTGTAAGGAGTATTATTCACGATATAACAGCTGGTACCGCTACGGAGTCTCAATTTCAGGAGAACCCGGCTGCAGAAATGAACAACAACGAGGATACTCCAGCCGATGTACCTGTAGATCGGGAAATTACCCAGGAAAACGAGTCCGAATATAAACCAGTTACACACACTGTCCAACCTGGTGATACTGTCCTTTCCATATCTGAAAATCTTAATAAAGACCCGGTAGAAATCCAGAAATTATTGAAAGATTTCCAAACGTTGAATCCTGAAGTCAATCCAAATGAAATACAGATCGGCGAAACCTACTTTTTCCCAAAGTACAGAAACGAGTAA
- a CDS encoding DUF2624 domain-containing protein: MKPIIRQMIREKLAGLTANEMIQYGKQYGFSLTHSEAEQMTKYIKNTSFDPFNEKDRIKILKKIAQIKDEKTARKANRLFKDLTKKYGVDHLF; encoded by the coding sequence GTGAAACCTATCATTCGTCAAATGATACGTGAAAAATTGGCAGGATTAACTGCCAATGAAATGATTCAGTATGGCAAACAGTACGGATTTTCACTGACACACAGTGAAGCAGAACAAATGACGAAATATATAAAGAACACATCCTTTGATCCCTTTAACGAAAAGGATCGGATTAAAATCCTTAAAAAGATAGCACAAATTAAAGATGAAAAGACGGCCAGGAAAGCCAACCGTTTATTTAAGGATTTAACTAAAAAATATGGAGTTGACCATTTGTTTTGA
- a CDS encoding tRNA (adenine(22)-N(1))-methyltransferase TrmK yields the protein MAELQLSNRLKSIANYLPEKSLFADIGSDHAYLPCYVCLHDSEARAIAGEINQGPYQRACEQVEKWNLSDRIHVRQGDGLSVLEPNEAEQIVIAGMGGTLITNILENGKEKLAGVHRIIAQPNINARYIRKWFYAHSFVLSDEEVMEEDGRFYEILVADYQPDLVTKEMTEKEYYFGPYNLQDNNQAFIKKWEHVQKRKKQIIAQMKNASHPDEEKITEFEQEMNWLKEVLKHE from the coding sequence ATGGCTGAGCTTCAATTATCAAATCGTTTAAAATCAATCGCAAACTATTTACCGGAAAAGTCCTTGTTTGCTGATATTGGTTCAGATCATGCCTATTTACCCTGCTATGTCTGTTTACACGATTCAGAGGCCAGAGCTATAGCCGGGGAAATTAATCAGGGACCTTATCAGAGGGCCTGTGAACAGGTGGAAAAGTGGAATTTATCGGACCGCATACACGTACGTCAAGGGGATGGCTTATCGGTTCTGGAGCCCAATGAAGCAGAACAGATTGTGATTGCCGGAATGGGTGGGACTCTTATCACGAATATTTTGGAGAATGGAAAAGAAAAACTTGCCGGTGTTCACCGTATTATTGCTCAGCCCAATATTAATGCGAGGTATATCAGAAAATGGTTTTATGCTCATTCATTTGTTCTGTCAGATGAGGAGGTAATGGAAGAGGATGGGCGTTTCTATGAGATATTAGTTGCCGATTATCAGCCTGATCTGGTTACAAAGGAAATGACTGAAAAGGAATATTATTTTGGTCCATATAATTTGCAGGACAATAATCAGGCCTTTATCAAAAAGTGGGAGCATGTACAGAAAAGAAAAAAGCAAATTATTGCTCAAATGAAAAATGCTTCACACCCTGATGAAGAAAAGATAACGGAATTTGAACAAGAAATGAACTGGTTAAAGGAGGTTTTAAAACATGAATAA
- a CDS encoding DEAD/DEAH box helicase, with protein sequence MSQRTFKDFTFQPFLYEVIDKLNFREPTPIQGEVIPYALKKQSLIGQSHTGSGKTHAYLFPLFNQIDVTQNHVQAVITVPTRELAMQIYDEIRKMIEYADEEESIRAKLIIGGTDKQKMMDKLKRPPHIIVGTPGRILDLVMEGALDLYTASSMVIDEADLLIDLGLIEETDQILVRMPEKLQIMVFSATFPVQLQHFLKKYIENPKHITITGQSLVPETMEHRLIPLRHREKADLMADITNVIHPYLALIFVNKKEHADELANQLIQKGLDTGIMHGGLTPRERKRTLKNIKNLEYQYIVATDLAARGIDIPGISHIFNAELPKEPEDYIHRVGRTARAGLEGTAVSFYQDKDEKLIEKLESKGIDFTHYDIRKNEWVEIKDWDQRKKREKSENDQLEEEAWKKVRKKKKVKPGYKKKMRKEAEQVKKQLKKKQQQQNKNRGNRGRK encoded by the coding sequence ATGAGTCAACGTACTTTTAAAGATTTTACATTTCAACCGTTTTTGTATGAGGTTATTGATAAGCTTAACTTCAGAGAGCCTACGCCTATTCAGGGGGAGGTTATCCCTTACGCCTTAAAAAAGCAGAGTTTGATTGGCCAGTCACATACAGGTTCAGGAAAAACACATGCATACCTTTTTCCTCTGTTTAATCAAATAGATGTTACGCAAAATCATGTACAAGCTGTGATCACAGTTCCGACTCGTGAGCTGGCCATGCAGATTTATGATGAGATCAGGAAAATGATTGAGTATGCAGACGAGGAAGAAAGTATACGTGCCAAGCTGATTATCGGTGGAACGGATAAGCAGAAAATGATGGATAAGCTCAAACGTCCGCCTCACATTATCGTGGGAACACCAGGTCGTATTCTGGACTTAGTTATGGAGGGGGCACTGGATTTATATACAGCCTCATCCATGGTTATTGATGAAGCAGATCTGCTCATTGATTTAGGATTAATTGAAGAGACAGACCAGATATTAGTTCGAATGCCTGAAAAGCTGCAAATCATGGTGTTTTCGGCCACATTCCCGGTTCAGCTTCAACATTTCCTGAAAAAATATATTGAAAATCCAAAGCATATTACCATTACGGGTCAGAGCCTTGTTCCGGAAACAATGGAACACCGGTTAATTCCATTAAGGCACAGGGAAAAGGCTGATTTAATGGCGGACATAACTAATGTTATTCACCCATACCTTGCCTTGATTTTTGTCAACAAAAAAGAGCATGCAGACGAATTGGCGAATCAGCTGATCCAAAAAGGACTGGATACTGGAATTATGCATGGAGGACTTACTCCCCGTGAACGAAAGCGGACGCTAAAAAACATTAAAAATCTCGAATACCAGTATATTGTCGCTACAGATTTGGCTGCACGCGGAATTGACATACCTGGAATCAGTCATATCTTTAATGCTGAATTACCCAAAGAACCAGAAGATTATATCCATCGTGTGGGCAGGACAGCCAGAGCAGGCCTGGAGGGGACAGCCGTCAGCTTCTATCAGGATAAGGACGAAAAGCTGATTGAAAAACTCGAAAGTAAAGGTATTGATTTTACCCATTATGATATTAGGAAAAATGAATGGGTGGAAATAAAAGATTGGGATCAGCGCAAAAAAAGAGAAAAGTCTGAGAATGATCAGTTAGAAGAAGAGGCCTGGAAAAAAGTCCGGAAAAAGAAAAAAGTAAAGCCGGGTTATAAAAAGAAAATGAGAAAAGAAGCTGAGCAGGTGAAAAAGCAATTGAAGAAAAAACAGCAGCAGCAAAATAAAAACAGAGGAAACAGGGGGAGGAAATAA